Genomic DNA from Coffea arabica cultivar ET-39 chromosome 7e, Coffea Arabica ET-39 HiFi, whole genome shotgun sequence:
TGCTCAATGGGGACAGCTTACTTTTCAACCGGCAGAGATGGAAGGTAATATTAATCTGTTGGTTTTTTCACTGCTGTAAGGTTAATTCTTTCTTATGGCAAATTTCTGAAGACTGACACAAGTGTCCATCTAGGCAAGTCCGTCGTTTATGATTGATATGATAGTGTTAAATGCCTGAATTTGGCTTTGGATCTTGCTTTACATTTTTATGAGGCAAAAAAGTTGTCATTAAGATGCTACTTTGATCATTTAAGCACTGCTTCAGATTTTTGTCTTGTTTTATCCTTGACATTTCTTTTGCAATTATGATGCATTCAAATCTTTTGTGTTTCATGAAACTTTACCTCATGCTTCAAAATGTTACTTTTCCATTGAATCATAACAGGTAACGTTCAGTGATAGCTTTCGGAAATCATTTGGTAAACTGAAGTCCACTTACATGAAGAAGTCAGTTATAAACCTGTTACTTAAGCTTGCTGGTGGATGGCGACCCAAGAAAAAGGTGGACTCAGTTGGGGAAAGTTCTTCACAGATAGTGAAGCAGTTTAAGGTTGAAGGGTTGTTTGTTGTTTGCTCAGTTGACATCACTAAGGAATCCAACTACATACAAGTTTTAAAAGTTTGGGATATACTGTCTCTGGAGGAGATATCCAAGTTACTACAACGTCTTGATGGCATTTTTAACATGTATACCGATGATTTCATCAGTCGGTGCAAAGAAAAATGTCTAGAGGGGTAAATGTATTCTTGTATACTAAAAGTTTTTGCATTTTGGTTAAGTAAGGCATTAATGTAACTGAATTTGATTTCAACTTACTAATTTTGTTCAGGAAATTAGAAGTTCCAAAAAGTTGGCCTACCTCTTCCAGTATTACCCGATACAAGAATCTAAACGACAGTAGCATTGATAGTGATTCAAGTGATAGTACATTGGATCGAAGATGTTATGTGGAAAATTCCAGAGTCAGTGAAAGCTTGTTGTTGATGAAGTTTTACTCCTTATCAACAGGGGTTGTGAATCATTTGCTTTCGGGACGAGATGGTGGAGAGCTGGATCTGCCATTTGAAGTTACAGATGAGGAGTTGGAAATAATTCAATTCTGCAGAAGCACCTTCATACTTGGTCGCTCAGGTACAGGGAAAACTACTGTCTTGACCATGAAGTTATTCCAAAAGGAACAAATCTACCATTTAGCTTCACAAGGATGTGCAGCAGCCAAGTACAGTACATCATCCAGCGTTCCAATGAGAACCAAGGTTGATCACCTGACAGAAGAAACAGGGAGAGCTTGTTTACACCAACTTTTTGTAACAGTCAGCCCAAGACTATGTTATGCTGTCAAGCATCATGTTTCCCAGCTGAAAAGGTACATACATTGAATTAACTACACATTTCTCTGATACGTTTTAGTGTGATCTCTGATTGGGCCTGTTCCCCCTGTTATTGATGGTTTTAGAGCTCTAGTAATTGTGGTAAACAAAGCCAATTTACTCGAGTTTTAAAGATGGGTAGAATGATGAATCAATTGTACTCCTTTCTCAGGAATGCGTTTTTGATATTGGTATTGGATGCCAAGTTGACGTCTAGAGTAAGGGAATGAATTTCGTCATTCTCTGCAACTTATTTTGGGGATTGCCCCTACACAAAATGTCATCCTTCAACCAGATTTGCAAATTGCGACAGCAATGTTACTGTAATCTTTCAATTtagtttgaaaatttgagaGACACGACAGATCTTTCCTGATTATACTTGCTTATTTTACATAAGCGACAATTACACATGTATTTGGACAATGCTTTCTTTACTGTTATAATCTCAGGATAAAGTTTCAGCTTAAACAATGGATTCTGCTACAATTTACTAAGTTTCTGttagaaaaaaatgtaattatGATCTGAAACTTCTCTTTGgaatattatttattaaaatctATTTGTCCTCTGCTTCATGGATTAAAGAGATGACAACAATTAATgtactcttttttctttatggAAATATTAGATTTAACTGTTTCTACTTCATTCTTGAACTCTGTTATTAGTTACTACTGAGGATATACTGATTGAGTATGTGATCAACATGCTATTTGAAGCACCCCAAGCCTCTGAACAATTCAATTATTTGTCTACAGTATCTTTCAGATGCTTCATTAACTTTAAATGTTTAATACAGCTGAAAATAGGTATTTTCCAGAACAAAAAAAGTCAATAATACTGCTGGTACTATCCATCCTCTTTTTTTCCCTGCAATAGTGCCGTGGTTGGCAATATTGCCGTAGAACTCTGTTTTCTGATGGAGATAAATATGGTGACCTGCATCTGATGAATAATGTTTATTAGTTATCCTGCCCATTTGTATGATACTACTTGGCCATCTATATTTTTTGCCGCAATTTGGACATTGGAGAAAATGATTAGGAACGATTTTAACCATAATGGTGTTGTTTTAAAGTGATTAACCTCTCCACCTGTATGGACGCATATTTGGACCCCACTAATCTTCTGACTTTGAATGTGTTGTGCGCAGCTTCGCCTATGGTGGAAATTTCTCATCAGATACGAGTTTGCTTGAGATGGAAGATGTGGATGGAGCAGAGCATTTTAAAGGCATACCGGATTCATTTGTTGGCATTCCTGCAGCAAAGTACCCTCTTGTGATTACGTTTCACAAGTTCTTAATGATGCTTGATGGAACAATGCCTGATTCATATTTTGACAGATTTCCTGAGATAAGGGAATATTCGAATGATACTAATCGAAATTTAAGATCTGTTGCTCTAAAGAATTTTTTACGCATCAAGGAGGTGAACTATGAcagattttgtttcttttactGGCCACATTTCAACTCACAGCTGACAAAGAATCTTGACCCTTCCAGAGCATTTACTGAGATAATTTCTCATATAAAAGGAGGCTTGCTAGCGGGGGAAGCTTCTGATGGTAAATTGAGCCGGCAGGAATATGTTTCAATGTCTGAAAGTAGGGCATCAACTTTGAGTGCTCAGAAGAGAGAGATGATCTATGATATTTTCCAGGATTATGAGAAGATGAAAGTGGAACGTCGTGAATTTGATTTGTCCGACTTTGTAATCAACCTTCATGTTAGACTAAAGAATAGAAGTCTGGGAGGAGATAAAATGGATTTTGTTTATGTTGATGAGGTTCAAGATCTTACCATGAGACAGATTTCTcttttcaaatatatttgcACAAACATTGATGAAGGTTTTGTGTTTTCTGGTGATACAGCACAGACTATTGCAAGGGGTATTGATTTTAGGTTTGAAGACATACGATCTCTGTTCTATAATGAATTTGTCATGGAATCAATGCATGAAAGGAATCCTgaaaggaaagagaaaggaCATTTATcagaaattttcaatttgtaccAGAACTTCCGTACTCATGCTGGTGTTCTTAGATTAGCACAGTGTGTCATTGATCTTCTTTGCCATTTTTTCGCTCAATCTGTTGACATTTTGAAGCCCGAGACTAGTCTTATATATGGTGAAGCTCCTGTTCTACTTGAACCTGGCAGTGAGGAGAATGCTATTGTAACTATTTTTGGAAACAATGCAAGTACTGCTGGTAAAATAGTAGGCTTTGGTGCTGAACAGGTCATACTTGTGCGTGATGATTCTGCACGGGAAGAAGTTTCTAATCATGTTGGAAATCATGCTCTTGTGCTTACCATAGTGGAATGCAAGGGCCTTGAGTTTCAGGTGATTCTAATTTGATTCATATTTTGTTCATTTACTTCTTAATTCTTTCTCCAAGTGGGTACTCAAAAGTATTTGAAAGGTACTAATAGTGGAATGGAGGGGCCAGAAGTTTcagtttttttcatttataatttgAAAGGCATGGGGATAAATATTTGTGTGCCACCCACACCTCCCCTCCCCTTCAGGCTCCTTTCAGTCTTACTGTCTCATTTAATTCCTGGCTGATGCTTTTCCTCATTCATTTTCGCAATTTGATTTCTGTTTCTTGACTTGGATTTTTCACAATTGCAGGATGTACTGTTGTATAACTTTTTTGGTTCATCACCTCTGAGAAATCAATGGAGAGTTGTCTACGAATTCATGAATACTAAAGATTTGCTTGATTCTTGTTTGCCAAGGAGCTTTCCTAGTTTCAATCATGCTAGACATAGCATCTTGTGTTCTGAATTGAAACAATTGTATGTTGCCATTACTAGAACAAGGCAGAGGTTGTGGATTTGTGAAAACAAAGAGGAGTTTTCCAAGCCCATGTTTGACTTCTGGAAAAAGTTGTGCCTTGTACAAGCAAAGAAGGTGGATGATTCGTTTGCGCAAGCAATGCAAATGGCAAGCAGTCCTGCTGAGTGGAGATCAAGGGGTATAAAGGTTGGACTTTCCTTCACCATATCTTCTACCACAACATTGATTTAATTTGTGCTTTGACTTCTTGTTGTTGATGTTGTCATCTTTTTGGATCTGTTAACCCTCTCATTGCAGTTTGTAGTTCCCACGAGATTGACATTTAATTGCTCATGCAGCTCTATTGGGAGAAAAAGTATCAGGTGGCATCCATGTGCTTTGAAAAAGCAGGAGACACAAATTGGGAGAAAAGGGCCAAGGCAGCTGGCCTGAGGGAAACTGCAGACCAATTGCGCATTTCGAATCCCAAAGAGGCTTGCACAATCCTTCGAGAAGCTGCTGAAATATTTGACTCCATTGGTTTGGCAAATTCTGCCGCAGAATGCTTCTGTGATTTGGGAGACTATGAGAGAGCAGGTACGCTATTCAATTATCCCATAAGGCGTTTTTGCTGTAATCAGGATGATTATTTAAATACATGTACTTCTTTATTCCATTTCCACCCAGCACATATCAAGAAAACTCTGATATAGAGCTGTTCTAGGTAGACCATATCGTCGAAGGCTTGCAGTTTGTGGTGAAAAGGCTTTATTTTTGTTGAATATTAAAAAGCGATCAGTTCTCTTGTATGCTGAAATTTCTTATCTGCCAATCTTTAGGCTCCTTAGCCTTGGGTAGTCCTTTTTTTCTGTTCTACTTCAATGTGTGAATggttgttgggggggggggaacTTATGCATGATGCATGAACAGACTAACAGTACCAGCAATTATATCGTGGAATTTGGGCACACACTTTTCAAGGGTCAAAGATGCATGTATATGTTTTCCACTGATTCCTGGTTTTCATTTGGAAAAGATGCTCTCCTGCTGCTCCATTTCTTCCATCACTAAGCTGAGACACCTGCTGGTGCAGAAAAATATTGGAAATCCAGCAAAAAGCCACAAAGTTGGTAGACTGAGGAAGAGATGTCATGAGAGCTTTTAGGATAATAGCTTCTAAGGTTTATGTGAGTCCAAGAGAGTTGAACACGACTTAGATGACAATGATCTCAATGTTGTTGCTACATTACACAATCTACTATTTCTGTGTCTGCTGTACCTGATGATGCCTAAATTGCCAAAGACCACGAGACCCTTACGAGGCTATGTAAAACAGATCATAAAACCTACTTCAGCAGCTTATCAATCAAAACATATCAAACAGATTCGAAAAAGCTACTCCAGCAAATTATGAATTCAAACATATCAAACAACTTGCTAAGACTAGCAAATGAAGAATATTTCTTATGATTCTGCATGACCTGCTTAAGCCTTTCTGGCTTTCCACATCTTATCATATTTGATATTCTCTGAATTAGTGAATGTCAATTGCCTGTAATCACTTAAGTTGAAGTGAAAATTAAGTAATGGTTATGAGAAATAACAAGTTAAATGCTTCATGGAGAAGGAGATGGGTTTTGGTTTTAAAGCTGTTAAACTGGTCTTTTTTCTATGACTGTTCATCTAGGTTGTCAGATTGCTATTTAGGTGTGTAAGTATTTCACTCAAAAAGCATTTTGAAGTTTGATGTATAGTATCTTGCTGCAGGAAGAATTTTTTTGGACAAATGTGGGGAATCTGAGCTAAGAAAAGCAGGTGACTGTTTTACTAAGGCCAAGTGTTATGAACTTGCGGCAACGGTATATGCCAGGGGAAACTATTTCTCAGAGTGTTTGTCTGTGTGCACCGAAGGAAAACTATTTGACCTAGGCTTGCAGTATATTGAGCACTGGAAATACAGTTCTTCATGTCATAATGGCAGGACTACAATAGGTGAAGAAATTGGCAGAGTTGAGCAAGACTTTCTGGAGAGTTGTGCTTTGACTTATTATAAACTCAAGGACAATAAATCCATGATGAAATATGTTAGAGCTTTCCCTTCTATGGATCTCAGACGCAGCTTCCTGAAATCTGTAGACTGTTTTGATGAGCTTCTGTTGTTGGAAGAAGAAGCAGGAAACTTCCAGGAGGCTGCAGATATCGCTAAGTTGAAAGGAGATCTTCTACTTGAGGCAGATCTGCTGGGAAAGGCAGGTGTTATCAAGGAAGCATCCTCCCTCATCCTTTCTTTTGTGCTTTCCAACTCTCTATGGGCTGCTGGAAGTGGAGGTTGGCCCTTGAAGCCATTTGCAGAAAAAGAAGTACTTCTGAAGAGAGCCATGTCATTTGCAAAGAAAGAATCAGATCAGTTTTATGAACTTGTTTGCACTGAGGTTCAAGTTTTGGCCCATGAGCATATTAACTTGTATGAGTTGCACCAGTGTCTGAGTTACTCACAGCAATTTAAAAGTCCTAGAGTTGAGATGTTATCAATCCGAAGGATTCTGGATTGTCATTTCCATTCTAAAACCTTGCAGTATGGATGGGAAGATGTATTACCTATTGATGTGAAAAAGCATTCTGAAAACAGGATTTCACTCAATCAGTTGTCCATTGGTACGCTCATGTATTTTTGGAATCTGTGGAAAGAGAACATCTTGAATATCTTTCAATATCTTGAATGTATGGAGAATCAAAATTTCAGTAAATACATGGGCTTAGGTGAGTTTTGTTTGAACTATTTCGGCGTGAGGAGGCAGTTTAAGAATTTGAATGCAACATATGTGGTGCTGAACCCAGGTGCTGAATGGATGAAAAAGATTGGTTATAATTCCATGAGCCGTGGCAAGAATTTGATCTCTATTGATGTTCGACAATTTGCAACTGCTGCTAAGAGTCACTGGCGTGCAGAACTAATTTCTGTTGGTCAGAAAGTGCTGGAAATTCTCGAAGAACTTTATGAATTGTCGGTAGCAAAGTCCTTGTCTCTATTTTGTCAAAGCATATGCCTTGTTCATATCTATCAGGTGTCAAAATTTTTGATTCAGTCATTCAAGTGTCCTGATAGCCTTACGAGGAAGCTGAAGAGTTTTCTGCGGCTATCAAACAAATACTTTGAATATGTGTTCCCATTAGACTCTAATAAATCAATGGAGGAAAACTTGGTCTTGCTAAGGAAAACTGAGCTCTCCCGGACTCTACTTGACAACATAATTGTGGAGAATATCAGCATGAGGGGTGATCTTACATATGGCCAAATTGGAAGGGTGGTGATGATTTGTCTTGGATGTGGAAAACCATCAGGTGAACTGtacaagaaaattgcagaaagatttgaaatttttttttcctggaaAGCATTCATTGAGATTCTTAGAGGGAACAAGTTTTCCGGATCTTTGGCTGAATCCTCTTCAGAAGATTCTGGGATGTGTACACAAATAGATAAAGTTCAAAGGCATTTATCGAATGATCTTGTCCATGGTAGCTTGGATTCAGGAATCCCACAG
This window encodes:
- the LOC113701274 gene encoding uncharacterized protein, with the protein product MMEGADFSTRDRARLKDDFSDLVCSWSLDDIFDDNLYKYQVEMIPESFQSLDHYFSSYIFPLLEETRAQLASVMEIIHRAPFAEVVTIDEGKPYGSLLFDVEVDCWRNRLIERGRKLYKTLPGDILVISNSKPETTSDLQRMKWSWTFASVTGIEGDEIDDDRSSTKFKVKASKDIEINSGEQKSLYVVSLINIATNKRIWNALHMLKNRNFIEKVLSISAMVEENCDICSINHDSKICENLGSGLLSQLNESQTEAIMASLHRMKCEHKSYVELIWGPPGTGKTRTISVLLFALLRMNYRTLSCAPTNVAVTEVAYRVIKLAKESFDAESATGDVLCPLGDILLFGNKDRLEVCSDIEEIYFNYRVKRLVECLSPLTGWRHCMLSMIDFLESCVSHYRIYVENELSKMKEKRNEDEVLETKLQSLLEFARARFEVLLAPLRRCVITFCTHVPRSFILDQNFQNMVNLICLLENMEKVLFQDDVNSDQLEELYSSDITKDDCSKECTHTSCLMCIRSQCCSVLKALLSSLGKLGLPLVVNDNSIKDFCFKMASLIFCTASSSYRLHLTDIEPFNVLVIDEASQLKECESLIPLQLPDLRHTILVGDECQLPATVKSKVSDEAGFGRSLFERLSFLGHSKYLLNMQYRMHPSISVFPNSKFYQNKILDAPNVRTKSYEKYYLPERMFGPYSFINVLGGKEEQDEDGHSLRNMVEAAVVVNIVQRLFRAWKCSNAFLSIGVISPYAAQVAVLQDKLCRKYEKVEKFVVKVKSVDGFQGGEEDIVIISTVRSNFGGSIGFLCSPLRSNVALTRARHSLWILGNSRTLTNSNSIWSELICDAQERGCFFTADEDSDISKTILDVKKELDQLEDLLNGDSLLFNRQRWKVTFSDSFRKSFGKLKSTYMKKSVINLLLKLAGGWRPKKKVDSVGESSSQIVKQFKVEGLFVVCSVDITKESNYIQVLKVWDILSLEEISKLLQRLDGIFNMYTDDFISRCKEKCLEGKLEVPKSWPTSSSITRYKNLNDSSIDSDSSDSTLDRRCYVENSRVSESLLLMKFYSLSTGVVNHLLSGRDGGELDLPFEVTDEELEIIQFCRSTFILGRSGTGKTTVLTMKLFQKEQIYHLASQGCAAAKYSTSSSVPMRTKVDHLTEETGRACLHQLFVTVSPRLCYAVKHHVSQLKSFAYGGNFSSDTSLLEMEDVDGAEHFKGIPDSFVGIPAAKYPLVITFHKFLMMLDGTMPDSYFDRFPEIREYSNDTNRNLRSVALKNFLRIKEVNYDRFCFFYWPHFNSQLTKNLDPSRAFTEIISHIKGGLLAGEASDGKLSRQEYVSMSESRASTLSAQKREMIYDIFQDYEKMKVERREFDLSDFVINLHVRLKNRSLGGDKMDFVYVDEVQDLTMRQISLFKYICTNIDEGFVFSGDTAQTIARGIDFRFEDIRSLFYNEFVMESMHERNPERKEKGHLSEIFNLYQNFRTHAGVLRLAQCVIDLLCHFFAQSVDILKPETSLIYGEAPVLLEPGSEENAIVTIFGNNASTAGKIVGFGAEQVILVRDDSAREEVSNHVGNHALVLTIVECKGLEFQDVLLYNFFGSSPLRNQWRVVYEFMNTKDLLDSCLPRSFPSFNHARHSILCSELKQLYVAITRTRQRLWICENKEEFSKPMFDFWKKLCLVQAKKVDDSFAQAMQMASSPAEWRSRGIKLYWEKKYQVASMCFEKAGDTNWEKRAKAAGLRETADQLRISNPKEACTILREAAEIFDSIGLANSAAECFCDLGDYERAGRIFLDKCGESELRKAGDCFTKAKCYELAATVYARGNYFSECLSVCTEGKLFDLGLQYIEHWKYSSSCHNGRTTIGEEIGRVEQDFLESCALTYYKLKDNKSMMKYVRAFPSMDLRRSFLKSVDCFDELLLLEEEAGNFQEAADIAKLKGDLLLEADLLGKAGVIKEASSLILSFVLSNSLWAAGSGGWPLKPFAEKEVLLKRAMSFAKKESDQFYELVCTEVQVLAHEHINLYELHQCLSYSQQFKSPRVEMLSIRRILDCHFHSKTLQYGWEDVLPIDVKKHSENRISLNQLSIGTLMYFWNLWKENILNIFQYLECMENQNFSKYMGLGEFCLNYFGVRRQFKNLNATYVVLNPGAEWMKKIGYNSMSRGKNLISIDVRQFATAAKSHWRAELISVGQKVLEILEELYELSVAKSLSLFCQSICLVHIYQVSKFLIQSFKCPDSLTRKLKSFLRLSNKYFEYVFPLDSNKSMEENLVLLRKTELSRTLLDNIIVENISMRGDLTYGQIGRVVMICLGCGKPSGELYKKIAERFEIFFSWKAFIEILRGNKFSGSLAESSSEDSGMCTQIDKVQRHLSNDLVHGSLDSGIPQDPASKIPVQDPMKFSLTENFHHALKDTYLVNWRRADDYVSPNCFLYLVERLLILVCHSKDFFFTTKSAFLEVLMHLQAGTYPSASAVSDMGSSPENVYDFVVMMVESFLCNTQETAEWIVKSNIDFNQYYSLLMLRLVVIMCLVCLNSGKYFDVLFRLLGQSHINSQLPRQFTEALRRGRKHNFVNLLNATAGAFRRIVNPVVIVILKGNIHKFVCPDAILVDIGTTPHKDNIMGIFFPRANNCREQSSFVEANTPNFCKGLCDENCLPASDLNMSSRNGNAINLEVNWDLFQEIFDVVLSTEKKQNCNSTSGSSEFVNMKVDLQESINTLAAGLSAQNSHLSENDIIFGEARSMLWELKELSSLFHASHFLSAKNMARMGILLKRLQSRRPKLETFLSQLIVPFKAGTQQGSDAQVAEAVDRKEAILGNQNDFPSTPAASGSQGNDQCKQNERNQGKGKNRNKSRKSRGKRK